A stretch of DNA from Coccidioides posadasii str. Silveira chromosome 1, complete sequence:
TTGAGAACTTGAAAGTTGGGAAAGCTGTGGCACTTACTTGGCAACCATTATCAAACCAATACAAGAAGCTGGTCCTGGGGCTCTCAATTACTTGGCCACCAGTTGGAAGGTCTTTTTCTACTGCAGCTTCTACAATCATCTGTATCTGCCTGATACCGCTGTTGAATTGCGTCCAGTAATATCGAGCGAGAGCTGGCGTTGATATCTCAAACTGTTTAGAGCCACGCTGTGCATTGCAGACCCCCTGCCGTAGCACTCCCACTGGAGAGTAAAACTGTTCGACAAACGATTGCCAGTAGGCTAACCCCTGAGCGGGATTGCGGTTCTGATGAAAGGTAAGTATGTAAAGATTCTTGTAATCCAAGTGCAGCGCTGACTTACAGAATAGGCGCTCAACTGCTCAGCAAAAGAAAGCAGTCGAAACATAAATGATCTCTTAACATTAGGCATTCGTGGTGGTATCATCATTGCTGAGCCAGCACCTTGTTGCTGGGCTCTTAACTGTGCCTCTTGGGCAGACATTTGTGGTTGCTGAGAAGGCTGTGGTGTTGGCTGATTTTGTGGGGTTTGGCCCTGCTGAGGTTGCGTCTGCGAAGGCTGCTGTGGCGGTTGGGACGAAGTAGGAAGTTGTGGCTGGTTGGGCGGAGGTTGGGAAGGTGGGTTATTACTCTGGGTTGTCGGCGGAGGCTGTGGATGCGCAGCTACGGCTTGATTCTCGTGCATTTGCATTTGAGCGCCGGGTCTTTGCTGAGGCGGTTGTTGGCCTTGTTGAGCTGCATTACTTGCTTGCTGAGCTGCCATGTGCATAGCAAagagctgctgctgctgctgttgctgctgctgcaatGCTTGAGACTGTGCGTGTTGACCTTGGATTTGTTGCTGGATGTGCGGGGGAATATTAACAGGTCGCATATTAGGATTGCCAGCCTGAACAGCAGCCATATGCGCAGCACTAACAGCTGGGGCTCCATTGGGCAGAGAAGCAGGGTGCTGTggctgttgctgttgctgttgctgctgttgttgctgctgctgctgctgctgttgatgttgttgctgctgctgctgttggtGCTGCTGTTGAAGTATCATCTGCTGTTGTCTCTGCCGGATATACTGCTGGTGTTGGAgttgttgctgctggagGAGTTGGGGATTATTCGCATCTATACGACCAGATCGGCTCAATTAGCATGGAAGATTGGCATGCAGGGTTAGGATAGCATGGATTTGACCTACAATTCTGGGCTATCTGAGGATGTTGGAACATCTGATGCGAATGGGTAGGACCTAAGTGGGACAACGCATGAGCACTCGGCCCGGGTCCGCCAGGGCCGGTTGTTCCAACGACTTGAGGCATCGCGCCCGCCATAGGAGTTGCTTGAGTGCCCTGCGGGGCTCCGGGGGCAGAAACACCCGGATGCAGAGGTTGAACCATTCCCGCTCCTGGGGGCTGTGCAGCCAGATGCGCTGCATTCGGATGTTGGCCAGGAGCCATAGGATGGCCTGGAGCCAGTCCGGGATGGTGTGCCATGCCGACTTGATGGGCGGGAAATGGCTGCGTCATCATCATTTCTGT
This window harbors:
- a CDS encoding uncharacterized protein (EggNog:ENOG410PNXR~COG:S~BUSCO:7243at33183), with the protein product MMMTQPFPAHQVGMAHHPGLAPGHPMAPGQHPNAAHLAAQPPGAGMVQPLHPGVSAPGAPQGTQATPMAGAMPQVVGTTGPGGPGPSAHALSHLGPTHSHQMFQHPQIAQNYANNPQLLQQQQLQHQQYIRQRQQQMILQQQHQQQQQQQHQQQQQQQQQQQQQQQQQPQHPASLPNGAPAVSAAHMAAVQAGNPNMRPVNIPPHIQQQIQGQHAQSQALQQQQQQQQQLFAMHMAAQQASNAAQQGQQPPQQRPGAQMQMHENQAVAAHPQPPPTTQSNNPPSQPPPNQPQLPTSSQPPQQPSQTQPQQGQTPQNQPTPQPSQQPQMSAQEAQLRAQQQGAGSAMMIPPRMPNVKRSFMFRLLSFAEQLSAYSNRNPAQGLAYWQSFVEQFYSPVGVLRQGVCNAQRGSKQFEISTPALARYYWTQFNSGIRQIQMIVEAAVEKDLPTGGQVIESPRTSFLYWFDNGCQLVSRGAIKVYLNHNGQIDVLDIGINGHTEYVPRHLLQPPESDQKQSPKVGKALNKRIQQKPMVNPGISLPDSVVTDDGVPVAVMRFLEVAEIISQMQHLFQFSLQNPHLSPPEALRQLVASYPHQQSAIQMNFNQMHPSQQGHIQRTPSLNGPSQFASPALGHLGIPGVQGSPHLGGPAHTPSPAQNPMAGPVAMVAQQSQQGTNTSGSQGTSANTSPNVNNKRRRASTIKMEADENGTAEVNGTGPNNAVKVKASPRVGGKRQKGTS